A region from the Thauera humireducens genome encodes:
- a CDS encoding cation:proton antiporter, with protein sequence MQELMAHGPYAEFALLLLISAVAGAIAVRLRQPVLIAYIVVGILVGPAVFGIVKAHDQIALLAEIGVTVLLFVVGLKLDLHHIRHIGPVALATGLGQLAFTIVFGFVLILLMGKDVMEAIYVAVALTFSSTIIVVKLLSDKHELDSLHGRIAVGFLIVQDVAVVLAMMAMSALRGAGEAAVVEVAGSLLLRLAGAAALMFVLMRFVLPRLVEAMARSQESLLIFAIAWGTGLAAVGEWAGFSKEAGAFMAGFSLASTAYREAMNARLTGIRDFMLLFFFVDLGAELDFSTLGGELWPAVVLSLFVLIGNPLIVMAIMGYMGYRKRTGFLAGLTVAQISEFSIVFVAMGITLGHVGIEALGLTTLVGLVTIMMSTYMILFSHVLYGKLAPWLGVFERKRPFRELAVERLGRPAGDPDIIVFGMGRYGSRLMRQLRQAGIEVLGVDFDPETVRELRKLRQPVRYGDGEDPGFLESLPLQQVRWVITTFPQWESNRAFLNALKEAGFRGRVAGVVRDEVHGRALDAAGVNRVLNPFNDAADYAARSFAAEIAFEDAHRAASSAVPQDTQPPQS encoded by the coding sequence ATGCAGGAACTGATGGCCCATGGGCCTTATGCCGAGTTCGCGTTGCTGTTGCTGATTTCGGCGGTGGCCGGTGCCATTGCGGTTCGGCTGCGCCAGCCGGTGCTGATCGCCTACATCGTGGTCGGCATCCTGGTCGGGCCCGCGGTGTTCGGGATCGTCAAGGCGCACGACCAGATCGCGCTGCTGGCCGAGATCGGCGTCACGGTGCTGCTGTTCGTCGTCGGGCTGAAGCTCGACCTGCACCACATCCGCCACATCGGCCCGGTTGCGCTTGCGACCGGGCTCGGGCAGCTGGCGTTCACCATCGTCTTCGGCTTCGTTCTCATCCTGCTGATGGGCAAGGACGTGATGGAGGCGATCTACGTCGCGGTGGCGCTGACCTTTTCCAGCACCATCATCGTCGTCAAGCTGCTGTCGGACAAGCACGAGCTCGATTCGCTGCACGGCCGCATCGCGGTCGGCTTCCTCATCGTGCAGGACGTGGCCGTGGTGCTGGCGATGATGGCCATGAGCGCGCTGCGCGGGGCAGGCGAGGCCGCGGTGGTCGAGGTGGCGGGCTCGCTGCTGCTGCGGCTTGCGGGGGCCGCCGCGCTGATGTTCGTGCTGATGCGTTTCGTCCTGCCGCGCCTGGTCGAGGCGATGGCGCGTTCCCAGGAGTCGCTGCTGATCTTCGCCATCGCCTGGGGGACCGGGCTGGCGGCCGTGGGCGAGTGGGCCGGCTTCAGCAAGGAGGCGGGCGCCTTCATGGCCGGTTTCTCGCTGGCCTCGACTGCCTACCGCGAGGCGATGAATGCGCGCCTCACCGGCATTCGCGACTTCATGCTGCTGTTCTTCTTCGTCGACCTTGGCGCCGAACTCGACTTTTCCACCTTGGGGGGCGAGCTCTGGCCTGCGGTCGTGCTGTCCCTGTTCGTGCTGATCGGCAATCCGCTGATCGTGATGGCGATCATGGGCTACATGGGGTATCGCAAGCGCACGGGCTTCCTCGCTGGTCTGACGGTGGCGCAGATCAGCGAGTTCTCCATCGTGTTCGTCGCCATGGGCATCACCCTGGGCCATGTCGGAATCGAGGCGCTGGGTCTTACCACCCTGGTTGGCCTGGTGACGATCATGATGTCGACCTACATGATCCTGTTCTCGCACGTGCTCTACGGCAAGCTTGCACCCTGGCTCGGCGTCTTCGAGCGCAAGCGCCCGTTTCGCGAACTGGCGGTGGAGCGCCTGGGGCGGCCCGCGGGCGATCCCGACATCATCGTGTTCGGCATGGGGCGTTACGGCTCCCGCCTGATGCGGCAGCTGCGCCAGGCCGGTATCGAGGTGCTCGGTGTCGATTTCGACCCGGAGACCGTGCGCGAGCTGCGCAAGCTGCGACAGCCCGTGCGCTATGGCGATGGCGAAGATCCCGGTTTCCTCGAGTCGCTCCCGTTGCAGCAGGTGCGCTGGGTGATCACGACCTTCCCCCAGTGGGAGTCGAATCGCGCCTTTCTCAACGCGCTGAAGGAGGCCGGCTTCCGCGGACGCGTCGCGGGGGTGGTGCGTGACGAGGTCCATGGTCGCGCACTCGATGCAGCGGGCGTCAACCGCGTGCTGAACCCGTTCAACGACGCTGCGGACTACGCCGCGCGCAGCTTTGCTGCCGAGATCGCCTTCGAGGATGCGCACCGTGCGGCGTCGTCCGCCGTGCCGCAAGACACCCAACCCCCGCAATCCTAG
- the pepN gene encoding aminopeptidase N, with protein sequence MKTEHAPSIQRADYQPLAWKVETVDLHFRLEPESTVVTNRMLCVRNREAEAGPIRLWGEDLERLSLTVDGQAPQAVREQGALLEIEADGERVVVEVQTRINPKANTTLSGLYLSNGGFFTQCEAEGFRRITCFPDRPDVMARFTVTLEADRKTCPVLLSNGNLVEQGELPGGRHYAKWEDPFPKPSYLFALVAADLVAYERTVETMSGREVLLQVWVEAGNLDRVEHAMDSLVHSMRWDEETFGLELDLDRFMIVAVADFNMGAMENKGLNIFNTKFILAKPDTATDVDYENVESVVAHEYFHNWTGNRVTCRDWFQLTLKEGLTVFRDQQFSADMLARAAGAEGAASACAVKRIDDVRVLRAAQFPEDAGPMAHPIRPDSYQEINNFYTATVYEKGAEVIRMLHTLLGPEGFRNGMDLYFSYFDGQAVTCDDFVEVMSEANNGFDLDQFMHWYSQAGTPRVKASGQWNAADGSYTLTLAQSTPATPGEHAKLPLVIPVAAGLIGPDGRDCPLQLEGESQPGPTTRVLKLTEASQSFRFVGLTAEPVPSLLRGFSAPVILELDEDDARLAFRMAHDADPCNRWDAAQRYAERVALAMAADPSAGVPAAFLDAFRALLGNAALDPAFRAQALALPGEAYLLERMKPADPLALRAALVRLMRTLGTSLAAEWLSTCEAMQVPGPYRYHPGDAGRRALANLALRYLAAAGNAEGLALAQRRFEGATNMTERFGALAALVQSTHPAREAVLAAFHARYRDDALVLDKWFALQAGAWRWDAAAAPTLARVKALMADAAFSLSNPNKVYALLGTYFRANPGEFHAADGSGHVFWADQVIALNAKNPQVAARMARALENWRHFVPALQASIRSQLERVLASPDLSPDVAEVVGKALD encoded by the coding sequence ATGAAAACAGAACACGCCCCAAGCATCCAGCGCGCCGACTACCAGCCGCTGGCCTGGAAGGTCGAGACCGTCGATCTGCATTTCCGTCTCGAGCCCGAGTCCACCGTCGTGACCAACCGCATGCTGTGCGTGCGCAACCGTGAAGCCGAGGCCGGCCCGATCCGGCTGTGGGGCGAGGATCTCGAACGGCTGTCGCTGACCGTCGACGGGCAGGCGCCGCAGGCCGTGCGCGAGCAGGGTGCGCTGCTCGAGATCGAGGCCGACGGCGAGCGCGTCGTCGTCGAGGTTCAGACCCGCATCAACCCGAAGGCCAACACCACGCTGTCGGGCCTCTACCTGTCGAACGGCGGCTTCTTCACCCAGTGCGAGGCCGAGGGCTTCCGCCGCATCACCTGCTTTCCCGACCGTCCGGACGTGATGGCACGCTTCACCGTCACGCTCGAGGCGGACCGCAAGACCTGCCCGGTGCTGCTGTCCAACGGCAACCTGGTCGAGCAGGGCGAACTACCGGGTGGCCGCCATTACGCGAAGTGGGAAGACCCGTTCCCGAAGCCGTCCTACCTGTTCGCGCTGGTCGCTGCAGACCTCGTCGCGTACGAGCGCACGGTGGAGACGATGTCAGGTCGCGAGGTGCTGCTGCAGGTGTGGGTGGAAGCAGGCAATCTCGACCGCGTCGAGCACGCGATGGACTCGCTCGTCCATTCGATGCGCTGGGACGAGGAGACCTTCGGCCTCGAGCTCGACCTCGACCGCTTCATGATCGTCGCCGTGGCCGACTTCAACATGGGGGCGATGGAGAACAAGGGGCTGAACATCTTCAACACCAAGTTCATCCTCGCCAAGCCCGACACCGCTACCGACGTCGATTACGAGAACGTCGAGAGCGTGGTGGCGCACGAGTATTTCCACAACTGGACCGGCAACCGCGTCACCTGCCGCGACTGGTTCCAGCTCACGCTGAAGGAAGGACTCACGGTCTTCCGTGACCAGCAGTTCTCGGCGGACATGCTGGCGCGTGCGGCGGGTGCCGAGGGCGCGGCTTCCGCGTGCGCGGTCAAGCGCATCGACGATGTGCGTGTGCTGCGCGCTGCACAGTTCCCCGAGGATGCAGGGCCGATGGCGCACCCGATCCGCCCGGACAGCTACCAGGAGATCAACAACTTCTACACCGCCACGGTGTATGAGAAGGGCGCGGAAGTCATCCGCATGCTGCACACCCTGCTGGGGCCCGAGGGGTTCCGCAACGGCATGGATCTCTACTTCAGCTACTTCGACGGCCAGGCTGTGACCTGCGACGATTTCGTCGAGGTGATGTCCGAGGCCAACAACGGCTTCGACCTCGACCAGTTCATGCACTGGTACAGCCAGGCCGGTACGCCACGGGTGAAGGCCAGCGGGCAGTGGAATGCCGCCGATGGCAGCTACACGCTGACGCTGGCCCAGAGCACGCCGGCGACACCCGGCGAGCACGCCAAGCTGCCGCTGGTGATCCCGGTGGCGGCCGGCCTCATCGGACCGGACGGGCGCGACTGCCCGCTGCAGCTCGAGGGCGAATCCCAGCCGGGCCCCACGACGCGCGTGCTCAAGCTCACCGAGGCGTCGCAGAGCTTCCGCTTCGTCGGCCTGACCGCCGAGCCCGTGCCCTCATTGCTGCGCGGCTTCTCGGCGCCGGTGATCCTCGAACTCGACGAGGACGATGCGCGCCTCGCCTTCCGCATGGCGCACGATGCCGATCCCTGCAATCGCTGGGACGCCGCGCAGCGCTACGCCGAGCGCGTGGCGCTGGCGATGGCCGCCGACCCGTCGGCTGGCGTGCCGGCCGCCTTCCTCGACGCCTTCCGCGCGCTGCTCGGCAACGCCGCGCTGGACCCGGCCTTCCGCGCGCAGGCGCTGGCGCTGCCCGGCGAGGCCTATCTGCTCGAGCGCATGAAGCCGGCCGATCCGCTGGCGCTGCGGGCGGCGCTCGTGCGGCTGATGCGCACGCTGGGGACGTCGCTCGCGGCCGAATGGCTCTCGACCTGCGAGGCGATGCAGGTGCCCGGCCCGTACCGCTACCACCCGGGCGATGCCGGTCGCCGCGCGCTCGCCAACCTGGCGCTGCGCTATCTGGCGGCGGCGGGCAATGCCGAAGGGCTGGCGCTCGCCCAGCGTCGCTTCGAGGGGGCGACCAACATGACCGAGCGTTTCGGTGCGCTCGCGGCGCTGGTGCAGAGCACGCACCCTGCGCGCGAGGCGGTGCTGGCCGCCTTCCACGCGCGCTACCGCGACGATGCGCTGGTGCTCGACAAGTGGTTCGCGCTGCAGGCCGGCGCCTGGCGCTGGGACGCCGCCGCCGCGCCCACGCTGGCGCGGGTGAAGGCGCTGATGGCGGATGCGGCCTTCAGCCTGTCGAACCCCAACAAGGTCTATGCGCTGCTGGGCACCTATTTCCGTGCCAACCCCGGCGAATTCCATGCCGCCGACGGCAGCGGGCACGTCTTCTGGGCCGATCAGGTGATCGCGCTCAACGCGAAGAACCCGCAGGTCGCAGCGCGCATGGCGCGCGCGCTGGAAAACTGGCGCCATTTCGTGCCGGCGTTGCAGGCGAGCATCCGCTCGCAACTCGAGCGCGTGCTGGCCAGTCCGGACCTGTCGCCCGACGTTGCAGAGGTCGTCGGCAAGGCGCTGGACTGA
- the panC gene encoding pantoate--beta-alanine ligase encodes MQIHHTIESLRAARATAGKVALVPTMGNLHEGHITLMRQAGEKADCVMASIFVNRLQFGVGEDFERYPRTLAADCEKLEAAGVTHVFAPDEAEMYPQPQRYHIDPAPAQVSILEGEFRPGHFRGVATVVLKLLNIVQPDIALFGKKDYQQLMVLSNMVREMALPVEVLPGETVRADDGLALSSRNGYLSADERARAPLLYRLLCRICDAVRSGDHDLLKLETDAMDELAAAGWAPDYVAVRRRADLQPPVHMDDPLVVLAAARLGRTRLIDNIEI; translated from the coding sequence ATGCAGATCCATCACACCATCGAAAGCCTGCGCGCCGCCCGCGCCACTGCCGGCAAGGTCGCCCTCGTCCCCACCATGGGCAACCTGCACGAAGGCCACATCACGCTGATGCGCCAGGCCGGCGAGAAGGCCGACTGCGTGATGGCCAGCATCTTCGTCAATCGCCTGCAGTTCGGCGTCGGCGAGGACTTCGAGCGCTACCCGCGCACGCTCGCAGCCGACTGCGAGAAACTCGAGGCCGCGGGCGTGACCCACGTGTTCGCGCCCGACGAGGCGGAGATGTATCCGCAGCCGCAGCGCTACCACATCGATCCGGCGCCGGCCCAGGTCTCCATCCTCGAGGGCGAGTTCCGGCCCGGCCATTTCCGCGGCGTCGCCACCGTCGTGCTGAAGCTGCTCAACATCGTGCAGCCGGACATCGCACTGTTCGGCAAGAAGGACTACCAGCAGCTGATGGTGCTGTCGAACATGGTGCGCGAGATGGCGCTGCCGGTCGAAGTGCTGCCGGGAGAGACCGTACGCGCCGACGACGGCCTGGCGCTGTCTTCGCGCAATGGTTACCTGAGCGCCGACGAGCGCGCCCGTGCGCCGCTGCTCTACCGCCTGCTGTGCCGCATTTGCGACGCGGTGCGGTCCGGCGACCACGACCTGCTCAAGCTCGAGACCGACGCCATGGACGAACTTGCCGCGGCCGGCTGGGCGCCCGACTACGTCGCGGTGCGGCGTCGTGCCGACCTGCAGCCGCCGGTGCACATGGACGACCCGCTGGTCGTGCTCGCCGCCGCACGTCTTGGCCGCACCCGGCTGATCGACAACATCGAAATCTGA
- the pcnB gene encoding polynucleotide adenylyltransferase PcnB codes for MIRKLLRKVFKRPQNERHEPALIPVARHGIRREQLSPAARKVCSVLQEKGYKAFVVGGAVRDLLIGHPPKDYDVATSATPEEVRAAFRRSRIIGRRFKIVHVMSGPETIEVSTFRAGQDAESADTDEHGRVLRDNVYGNQEEDATRRDFTVNALYYDPSTETIVDYHHGVADIQHKTLRMIGDPRTRYREDPVRMLRAVRLGAKLGLTIDPAARNPIREMGVLLENVPAARLFDEMLKLLFSGYAVKCLKQLREEGLHHGLLPLLDVILEQPMGERFVWLSLENTDERVRQDKSVSPGFLFATLLWHEVLTAWERRKAAGEHAQPALFEAMDEVLDAQAGKLAITRRIVGDIKDIWALQPRFDKRAGKTPYRLIEQPRYRAGWDFLRLRAQAGEIPMEIVDWWDRFAHAGHDEREALIRHAPAESAPAAAKKRRRKRRKPAGAANAAPAGETMPGSESA; via the coding sequence ATGATCCGCAAGCTGCTGCGCAAGGTTTTCAAGCGCCCGCAAAACGAACGCCACGAACCTGCCCTGATCCCCGTCGCCCGCCACGGCATCCGGCGCGAACAACTCTCTCCTGCAGCGCGCAAGGTCTGCTCGGTACTGCAGGAGAAGGGCTACAAGGCCTTCGTGGTCGGGGGTGCGGTACGCGACCTGCTGATCGGCCATCCGCCCAAGGACTACGACGTCGCCACCAGCGCCACGCCCGAAGAGGTTCGCGCCGCCTTCCGCCGCTCGCGCATCATCGGCCGCCGCTTCAAGATCGTGCATGTGATGAGCGGCCCCGAGACGATCGAGGTGTCCACCTTCCGCGCCGGCCAGGATGCCGAGTCGGCCGACACCGACGAGCATGGCCGCGTGCTGCGCGACAACGTTTACGGCAACCAGGAAGAGGATGCCACCCGGCGCGATTTCACGGTCAATGCGCTGTATTACGACCCCTCGACCGAAACCATCGTCGATTACCACCACGGCGTGGCCGACATCCAGCACAAGACGCTGCGCATGATCGGCGATCCGCGCACCCGCTATCGCGAGGATCCGGTGCGCATGCTGCGCGCGGTACGCCTCGGAGCCAAGCTCGGACTGACGATCGACCCCGCGGCGCGCAACCCGATTCGCGAGATGGGCGTGCTGCTGGAGAACGTGCCCGCGGCGCGGCTGTTCGACGAGATGCTCAAGCTGCTGTTCTCGGGCTATGCGGTGAAGTGCCTGAAGCAGTTGCGCGAAGAGGGCCTGCACCACGGCCTGCTGCCCCTGCTCGATGTGATTCTCGAGCAACCGATGGGCGAACGCTTCGTCTGGTTGTCGCTCGAGAACACCGACGAGCGGGTCCGCCAGGACAAATCGGTGTCGCCCGGCTTTCTCTTCGCCACCCTGCTGTGGCACGAGGTGCTGACCGCCTGGGAACGCCGCAAGGCGGCCGGCGAGCATGCCCAGCCGGCGCTGTTCGAGGCCATGGACGAGGTGCTGGACGCCCAGGCCGGCAAGCTCGCCATCACCCGCCGCATCGTCGGCGACATCAAGGACATCTGGGCGCTGCAGCCGCGCTTCGACAAGCGCGCAGGCAAGACGCCCTATCGCCTCATCGAGCAGCCGCGCTACCGCGCAGGCTGGGACTTCCTGCGCCTGCGCGCACAAGCGGGCGAAATCCCGATGGAGATCGTCGACTGGTGGGACCGCTTCGCCCACGCCGGCCACGACGAGCGCGAGGCACTGATCCGCCATGCGCCCGCCGAGAGCGCCCCCGCCGCCGCCAAGAAGCGCCGTCGCAAGCGCCGCAAGCCCGCGGGCGCCGCAAATGCCGCGCCGGCTGGCGAGACCATGCCGGGCAGCGAAAGCGCCTGA
- a CDS encoding CBS domain-containing protein — protein sequence MTTSVKQVLEQKGSAFHAVRPTDSVFDALSLMAQFDIGSVIVTDGDRLLGIFTERDYARKVVLKGLLSRDVRVGDLMTPNPCTVTPAHTVDEVMHIMTDNRFRHVPVVEHGRIVGIVTIGDMVKSIVSQQQATIKQLESYIAGDLAAE from the coding sequence ATGACGACGAGCGTCAAGCAGGTTCTTGAGCAGAAAGGCAGCGCATTCCACGCCGTGCGTCCTACCGATTCGGTGTTCGATGCGCTGTCGCTGATGGCGCAGTTCGATATTGGCTCGGTGATCGTCACCGATGGTGACCGACTGCTGGGTATCTTCACCGAACGCGACTACGCGCGCAAAGTGGTCCTGAAGGGCCTGCTGTCGCGCGATGTGCGCGTGGGCGACCTGATGACCCCCAATCCCTGCACCGTCACGCCGGCGCACACCGTGGACGAAGTCATGCACATCATGACCGACAACCGCTTCCGGCACGTGCCGGTCGTCGAGCACGGCAGGATCGTGGGCATCGTGACGATCGGCGACATGGTGAAGTCCATCGTCAGCCAGCAGCAGGCCACCATCAAGCAGCTCGAAAGCTATATTGCCGGCGACCTGGCGGCCGAGTGA
- a CDS encoding DMT family protein — MPAWLQSATTAVSASPVWLQTALLLTASNVFMTFAWYGHLKNMQGKAWYVAALVSWGIALFEYLLQVPANRIGATALSLAQLKIMQEVITLLVFIPFVVLYMKQPIKLDYLWAALCMLGAVYFIFRS, encoded by the coding sequence ATGCCCGCCTGGCTCCAGTCCGCCACCACGGCCGTCAGCGCCAGCCCCGTCTGGCTGCAGACGGCGCTGCTGCTGACCGCTTCCAACGTGTTCATGACCTTCGCGTGGTATGGCCACCTGAAGAACATGCAGGGCAAGGCCTGGTACGTGGCCGCGCTGGTGAGCTGGGGCATCGCGCTGTTCGAATACCTGCTGCAGGTCCCGGCCAACCGCATCGGCGCCACGGCGCTGAGCCTCGCGCAGCTCAAGATCATGCAGGAAGTGATCACCTTGCTGGTGTTCATCCCCTTCGTCGTGCTGTACATGAAGCAGCCGATCAAGCTTGACTATCTCTGGGCCGCCTTGTGTATGCTTGGCGCGGTCTACTTCATCTTCCGCAGCTAG
- the folK gene encoding 2-amino-4-hydroxy-6-hydroxymethyldihydropteridine diphosphokinase, with product MSVRTRAFVAFGANLGDPAAAFALALRRLGELPDSDVVAQSSLYRTAPVGVEGQPDYINAVIELSTALPARPLLEALLAIEHEGGRTRDFHMAPRTMDLDLLLYGDAVLDEEGLQVPHPRMHLRAFTLVPLAEIAPDVIIPGRGRAADLLPGVAAQQIARS from the coding sequence ATGAGTGTCCGCACACGCGCCTTCGTCGCCTTCGGCGCCAACCTCGGCGATCCGGCCGCGGCCTTCGCCCTCGCACTGCGGCGCCTCGGCGAACTGCCCGACTCCGATGTCGTCGCCCAGTCTTCGCTGTACCGTACGGCCCCCGTGGGGGTCGAAGGCCAGCCCGACTACATCAACGCCGTGATCGAGCTCTCCACCGCCCTGCCCGCCCGCCCGCTGCTCGAGGCGCTGCTGGCGATCGAGCATGAGGGCGGACGAACGCGCGACTTCCACATGGCACCGCGCACGATGGACCTCGACCTGCTGCTGTATGGCGATGCCGTCCTCGACGAGGAGGGCCTGCAGGTCCCGCATCCGCGCATGCACCTGCGCGCCTTCACGCTCGTGCCGCTGGCGGAGATCGCGCCCGACGTGATCATTCCCGGACGCGGCCGGGCCGCGGACCTGCTGCCCGGCGTCGCCGCGCAGCAGATCGCACGCAGCTAG
- a CDS encoding deoxynucleoside kinase: MLEKAHYIVVEGPIGAGKTSLARRLAAHLQSETLFEQGEFNPFLSRFYQHPERWAMATQLSFLFQRIDQLAALGPISDERRVVSDFILDKDRLFAEQNLSEDELALYQRISDSVRPPDALKPDLVIYLQARPDTLMERIRKRGLDAERRITEAYLQQVADRYTRYFYQYDAAPLFIVDAGQLNPVDSDEDFEMLLTRLRDMRGYREFFGYAG; this comes from the coding sequence ATGCTCGAAAAAGCACACTACATCGTCGTCGAAGGTCCGATCGGCGCCGGCAAGACATCACTGGCCAGGCGTCTGGCAGCGCACCTGCAGTCCGAAACCCTGTTCGAGCAAGGCGAGTTCAATCCCTTCCTGTCGCGCTTCTACCAGCATCCCGAACGCTGGGCGATGGCAACGCAGCTGTCCTTCCTGTTCCAGCGCATCGATCAGCTCGCCGCCCTGGGCCCGATATCCGACGAGCGCCGGGTCGTGTCGGACTTCATTCTCGACAAGGACCGCCTGTTCGCGGAGCAGAACCTCAGCGAGGACGAACTGGCGCTGTACCAGCGGATCTCCGACAGCGTGCGCCCGCCCGATGCACTCAAGCCCGACCTCGTCATCTACCTGCAGGCGCGCCCCGACACCTTGATGGAGCGCATCCGCAAGCGCGGCCTCGATGCCGAACGGCGCATCACCGAGGCCTATCTGCAGCAGGTCGCCGACCGCTACACGCGTTATTTCTACCAGTACGACGCGGCGCCGCTGTTCATCGTCGATGCCGGCCAACTCAATCCGGTCGACAGCGACGAGGACTTCGAGATGCTGCTCACCCGCCTGCGCGACATGCGCGGCTACCGCGAATTCTTCGGTTACGCCGGGTAA
- the panB gene encoding 3-methyl-2-oxobutanoate hydroxymethyltransferase, with protein sequence MSYLQDQKPVTLFELGKMRAEGRKIVMLTGYDASFAALLGRAGVDVVLIGDSLGNVLQGQKSTLPVTLEHMAYHTECVARAGARPLVLTDMPFGTYHESREQAMRNAARLMAAGAQMVKIEGGEFMAETVRFLVERGVPVCAHIGLTPQSVHQLGGYRVQGRSDEGAARLKADALALEQAGAALMVMEMVPAALAGEITASLTTMATIGIGAGAGCDGQVLVLHDMLGIFPGKTARFVRNFMDGASSIEDAVARYAAAVRDGSFPAPEHCY encoded by the coding sequence ATGAGTTACCTCCAGGATCAGAAGCCCGTTACCCTGTTCGAGTTGGGCAAGATGCGCGCCGAAGGCCGCAAGATCGTCATGCTCACTGGCTACGATGCCAGCTTCGCCGCACTGCTCGGCCGCGCCGGCGTCGACGTCGTGCTGATCGGCGACTCGCTCGGCAACGTGCTGCAGGGGCAGAAATCCACGCTGCCCGTCACGCTCGAGCACATGGCCTACCACACCGAATGCGTGGCGCGCGCCGGTGCGCGTCCGCTGGTGCTCACCGACATGCCCTTCGGCACCTACCACGAGAGCCGGGAGCAGGCCATGCGCAACGCCGCGCGCCTGATGGCCGCCGGTGCCCAGATGGTCAAGATCGAGGGCGGCGAGTTCATGGCCGAGACCGTGCGCTTCCTGGTCGAGCGCGGCGTACCCGTCTGCGCCCACATCGGCCTGACGCCGCAGTCGGTGCATCAGCTCGGCGGCTATCGCGTGCAGGGCCGCAGCGACGAAGGCGCAGCGCGCCTGAAGGCCGACGCCCTGGCGCTGGAACAGGCCGGCGCCGCACTCATGGTCATGGAGATGGTGCCCGCCGCCCTCGCCGGCGAGATCACCGCCAGCCTCACGACGATGGCCACCATCGGCATCGGCGCAGGCGCCGGCTGTGACGGCCAGGTGCTGGTGCTCCACGACATGCTCGGCATCTTTCCCGGGAAGACGGCGCGCTTCGTGCGCAACTTCATGGATGGCGCCAGCAGCATCGAGGACGCCGTGGCGCGCTACGCAGCCGCGGTGCGCGACGGCAGCTTCCCCGCCCCCGAACACTGTTACTGA
- a CDS encoding universal stress protein has protein sequence MRELRTILATTDLSALARHAVARAALMAAESGARLCLQHVVSVSAFDAFRHLLDAQSASLEQRLLAEVRDEVETLAGEIGQRYGAKPDVQLGVGSVRGEIGSHADAIDADLVVMGARGAGFVRELLVGSTTERVLRTSSRPLLVVKQVPHETYRRVLLPVDFSPRSVEALALAHAVAPQAEYVLLHAFEVPFEGKLRYAGVEESELANLRVHARRDATAKMNDLVALTGVDAHRVRRLVLHGEATSQILNQEQEQDCDLIVIGKRGVGLLEELLLGSVTQHVLAQSTADVLVIDGSAG, from the coding sequence ATGCGTGAACTGCGCACCATCCTTGCCACCACCGACCTGTCCGCCCTGGCCCGCCACGCGGTCGCACGCGCCGCGCTGATGGCGGCCGAGTCGGGCGCCCGACTGTGCCTGCAGCACGTCGTGTCGGTGAGTGCTTTCGATGCATTTCGTCATCTGCTCGATGCGCAGTCTGCGAGCCTGGAGCAAAGGCTGCTGGCGGAAGTGCGGGATGAGGTCGAGACCCTGGCAGGCGAGATCGGCCAGCGCTATGGCGCCAAGCCCGACGTGCAGCTCGGCGTCGGGTCGGTGCGCGGCGAGATCGGCAGTCACGCCGACGCCATTGACGCCGATCTGGTCGTGATGGGCGCGCGCGGCGCCGGTTTCGTGCGCGAACTGCTGGTCGGATCGACCACCGAGCGGGTGCTGCGTACCAGCAGTCGCCCGCTGCTGGTGGTCAAGCAGGTGCCGCACGAGACCTACCGCCGCGTGCTGCTGCCGGTCGATTTCTCGCCCCGCTCGGTCGAGGCCCTGGCGCTTGCACATGCCGTTGCGCCACAGGCCGAGTACGTGCTGCTGCACGCCTTCGAGGTGCCGTTCGAGGGCAAGCTGCGCTACGCCGGGGTCGAGGAAAGCGAACTCGCCAACCTGCGCGTCCATGCAAGGCGCGATGCAACCGCAAAGATGAACGATCTTGTCGCGCTGACGGGCGTGGACGCGCATCGCGTGCGGCGCCTCGTGCTCCACGGCGAGGCGACCTCGCAGATCCTGAACCAGGAACAGGAGCAGGACTGCGACCTGATCGTGATCGGCAAGCGCGGGGTCGGGCTGCTCGAGGAACTCCTGCTCGGCAGTGTCACCCAACATGTCCTCGCCCAGTCCACGGCCGACGTGCTGGTCATCGACGGCAGCGCGGGCTGA